The window GTCGAGTTGTTTGTCGCTCATGTTTCCGAGTGCGGTTGCGAGGCGGGCTTCGATTAGCGGGCCGAGCAGTGTACCGAGGGCGACACCGAAACTGGCCACGCCGGCGACCAGCACGGACATCGAAAAGAGCCGTCCGAACTGGGTGGTGGCGGTGATGTCGCCGTAGCCGACCGTCGAGGCGGTGACGATGGTGAAGTAGAACGCGTCGAGGACGGTGTTGACGCCGTTGAACTCCTCGCGGAGCGCGTAGGTGCCCATAGTGCCGTAGACCTGTACGCCGCCGACGGCCGCCAGCGACGCCAACTGCGTCAGGCTGAGGTCCACGTGCCGGGTGAAATACCGGCGGTTGAGGAGGACGGTCGGCATCGTCAGCACCGACAACACCACCAGCGGATACGAGAAGACGCTCAACTGCGCCAACCCCTGCAGCGCCGTCACCGGCAACAGGACGACGGTCGCGTACCATCCCATCCGATAGCCGCGGCGGAGGCCGTAGGCGCTGAGCAGCATCAGGAAGCCGGTCATCGCGCCGGTGAATCCGGCGGTCCGGGCGACGGCGTCGGGGACGTACGGTGCCAGCGGCCCCGCCACTTCGACGGTGCCGATGTTGATGATGCCGGTGATAACCGAGAGGACGGCGACGATAGTGGTCAGAAACACCGCGGCTTTCGTCCGCAGGAGTCTCGAGGTGTTTTCGTCGTCCGACTCGGCCGCCATGGTCCCGGTGTCGTGGCGCTCCCGATAAAACCCCACGTTCGCGCGGCGCCAGTCCGCCCTTCCGGCGTGGTAAGGGCTGCTTTCCCCGTCCCGGTAGTGGTTTAACCGGGGGCGCCCTTCGGACGCCTCATGCCACAGGCGTTCCCGATAGAGGTCCTCCTCGGGATTTATCTCGGCGTTCTCACCGGAATGTTCCCGGCACTGGTCGCGTGGGCGCTGGGATTCATCTTCAAGTATTTCACCGGGGTGTCGATTCCCGCCTTCGGTGTCGTCGTCCTCGCGCTCGCCCTCGCGGGTATCAACGGCGGGCTGTTGGCGCTGAACGACCCCGCCGTCACCGAGTCGGGCTTCCGTATTGTCGTCGCCCTCCTCGTCGTGCTGATGCTGTCGATGTACGCCCACTCGAAGGGCGACAAGATGGGCGCGGAGTTCCCGCGCCGGCTTTCCTTCAAACGGCTTCGAGAGCGGACGCTCTCCAGTGACGTGGTCGAGTTGGTCGGTTCCCGCGGCGAGGTGAAAGTCGAGGTCGTCGGCGAAGTCATCGACATGGAGGGGTATCCCCCCATCGCCGAGACGACCCGCGAGGCCATCAAGAGCGGCGACTGGCGGTTCCCGGCTGACATTCCCATCTCGGAGTTGGAATCCCGCTTTGCCGAACGGCTGAAGACCGACCTCGACCTCGTCGACGTGTCGGTCCGTATCGACGAACGCGGTCAGGCGACGGTCATCGCCGCGCCGCCGCTGTCGGGCATCTCCAAGCGTGTCCCCGCCGGCAAGCGTGGCGTCTCGCTGGAGGCGCTCGTCCCGACGGGCCTCGCACGCGGCGACGAGGTACTCGTCCTCGCGGAGGGCCTCGCCGTCGAAGGGACGGTCATCGCCGCCAAGTCCGGCAAGAAAGAGGAGACGAAGACCGACGGCGGGACGGTCACCGACAAGGCGGCGTCGGCGCCGGTCCCCGCACCGACGACGACCGGGGGAGAGGGGCGAGTCACGCTCGCGGTCACGCGGTCGGACGCCGAGAAACTCCTCGGCATCCAGCGCGGGAAGCTCGTCGTGAAGGCCCGCGGGACCCGCCGGGAGTTCGAACTCATCTCGCTGCTCCGGCGGGCCGGCAAGCGGTTCCGGAAGTTCACGGTCAAGCCGGACAG of the Natronomonas halophila genome contains:
- a CDS encoding potassium channel family protein; its protein translation is MPQAFPIEVLLGIYLGVLTGMFPALVAWALGFIFKYFTGVSIPAFGVVVLALALAGINGGLLALNDPAVTESGFRIVVALLVVLMLSMYAHSKGDKMGAEFPRRLSFKRLRERTLSSDVVELVGSRGEVKVEVVGEVIDMEGYPPIAETTREAIKSGDWRFPADIPISELESRFAERLKTDLDLVDVSVRIDERGQATVIAAPPLSGISKRVPAGKRGVSLEALVPTGLARGDEVLVLAEGLAVEGTVIAAKSGKKEETKTDGGTVTDKAASAPVPAPTTTGGEGRVTLAVTRSDAEKLLGIQRGKLVVKARGTRREFELISLLRRAGKRFRKFTVKPDSDLDGVTLAAANVRETHDVAVLAVKRPDGWEVAPRGSVELMAGDELFVVGKREALNAFEEVVA
- a CDS encoding NAD-binding protein, whose translation is MAAESDDENTSRLLRTKAAVFLTTIVAVLSVITGIINIGTVEVAGPLAPYVPDAVARTAGFTGAMTGFLMLLSAYGLRRGYRMGWYATVVLLPVTALQGLAQLSVFSYPLVVLSVLTMPTVLLNRRYFTRHVDLSLTQLASLAAVGGVQVYGTMGTYALREEFNGVNTVLDAFYFTIVTASTVGYGDITATTQFGRLFSMSVLVAGVASFGVALGTLLGPLIEARLATALGNMSDKQLDLLENHYIVIGYGDLTEPILESLGDKQAVVITQDTENAKRLRDRGFEVVTADPSDEEPLHRLHIERARGLIAATNDDAQDAMTILTARELNPDLRIVAAATDRENTRKLRRAGADIVLSPSVLGGRLLVESAFGNDEPERVVEKLLEEEKTG